Proteins from one Chloroflexota bacterium genomic window:
- a CDS encoding multiheme c-type cytochrome: protein MSSKRGLLFSLVFFIPLLALAGLGYVYADPPLPATDDPLVRMPGTQPGQAMVESPANCAICHGDYDPDVEPWSNWRGSMMSQAARDPLFFAAMTVAGQDSNFAIGSPNAMDICLRCHFPMGWIEGRSEPPNASAMTMFDFDGVQCDICHEMVDPFFEDTYLGVREGDDWQNYWDEAANSGPGSGTQAQVAADITRSDDALVLDAIEFFNGNPYFGPDDRPIPSQYDENGGGQFFISPNHERRGPFADATGAPHLWRYSRYHKSKYFCSSCHDVSNPVLQNLDFAGTAPGDGTTVLPTEQLPAYAYFPVERTFSEFMLSDYGQQGGAPGIGPFASDVFSTSQPSNNIATCQDCHMRDVPGRGAHNLPAPLRTGNPATSESSEHPYSAVPRHDLTGGNLWVLDLLASSVPGSANYDPVNEDLLHQGAMTLTLDFSQGLPLDPEALLLAADRTRQALQDAASFDEISVNRAARMLAFRIQNQTGHKLISGYPEGRRMFVNIMIFDGSNQLIQEINPFDTTAGTLKGLPNSPNSPPLASDEIYMDRLVYEMHTKSTLTGEEQTFHFALSDQRHKDNRIPPRGFNIDEAPARFAEPVWQGHPAPSYFTSAEYEGGYDELWLTLPAAAETAEISLFYQTTSREYVEFLRDEIRGTGNLTLPDPDPNTPENEAYIIQSDPFYERLKAWGDTIWQLWQHNKDVPGAAPYLMTQTTVSVGAGCHFADVEPNADHSMPLACDDDVDVADIQRVAACWNEPISASCPTNLDLDGSGIIDVNDTSIAAEAWGWPYD from the coding sequence ATGAGTTCAAAACGTGGTCTCTTGTTCAGTCTGGTTTTTTTCATTCCGCTCCTTGCCCTGGCCGGGCTGGGGTACGTCTATGCCGACCCACCGCTGCCTGCCACCGATGATCCCCTGGTGCGTATGCCGGGCACCCAGCCAGGGCAAGCGATGGTAGAATCGCCAGCCAATTGCGCTATCTGCCACGGAGACTATGACCCGGACGTGGAGCCATGGTCCAACTGGCGAGGTTCCATGATGTCCCAGGCAGCCCGCGACCCGCTTTTTTTTGCGGCCATGACCGTTGCCGGACAGGATTCCAACTTTGCCATCGGCTCACCCAATGCCATGGACATCTGTCTGCGCTGCCATTTTCCCATGGGTTGGATAGAGGGTCGCTCCGAACCACCCAACGCCTCGGCAATGACCATGTTTGATTTCGACGGCGTCCAGTGCGATATCTGCCACGAGATGGTCGACCCCTTTTTTGAGGACACCTATCTGGGCGTGCGGGAGGGCGATGATTGGCAGAACTACTGGGATGAGGCGGCCAATTCCGGGCCGGGCAGCGGTACCCAGGCCCAGGTAGCAGCCGACATTACGCGCAGTGACGACGCCCTGGTGCTCGATGCCATCGAATTCTTCAACGGTAATCCCTACTTCGGACCGGATGACAGACCGATCCCCTCGCAATACGACGAAAACGGCGGCGGACAATTTTTCATAAGCCCCAATCACGAGCGACGCGGGCCGTTTGCCGATGCCACCGGTGCACCCCATCTCTGGCGCTACAGCCGCTATCACAAAAGCAAGTACTTCTGCTCCAGTTGTCACGATGTCTCCAATCCCGTGCTGCAGAATCTCGACTTCGCCGGCACCGCGCCCGGCGACGGAACTACCGTTCTTCCCACAGAGCAACTCCCAGCCTACGCCTACTTCCCGGTGGAGCGCACCTTTTCCGAGTTCATGCTTTCCGACTACGGCCAGCAAGGCGGCGCGCCTGGCATTGGACCATTCGCATCGGACGTCTTTTCTACCTCTCAGCCCTCCAACAATATTGCCACTTGCCAGGATTGCCACATGCGCGACGTGCCGGGTCGCGGTGCACACAACCTTCCCGCGCCTCTACGCACGGGCAATCCCGCCACATCCGAGAGCAGCGAACACCCCTACAGTGCCGTGCCCCGGCATGACCTGACCGGTGGCAACCTTTGGGTACTCGATTTGCTGGCCAGCAGTGTGCCGGGATCTGCCAACTATGATCCGGTCAACGAGGATCTGCTACACCAGGGGGCAATGACCCTGACCCTCGATTTTTCCCAGGGGCTTCCCCTCGATCCCGAGGCTTTGTTGCTTGCCGCCGATCGAACCAGGCAAGCCTTGCAGGATGCCGCCTCCTTCGATGAGATCAGCGTCAATCGCGCCGCCAGGATGCTGGCTTTTCGCATCCAGAACCAGACTGGCCACAAGTTGATCTCCGGCTACCCGGAAGGACGCCGGATGTTCGTCAACATCATGATCTTTGACGGAAGCAACCAGTTGATCCAGGAGATCAACCCCTTCGATACGACGGCAGGTACACTCAAGGGGCTGCCCAATTCGCCCAACAGCCCGCCCCTGGCAAGCGACGAGATATACATGGACCGCCTGGTCTACGAAATGCATACCAAGAGCACCCTGACCGGCGAGGAACAGACTTTCCATTTCGCGTTGTCCGATCAGAGACATAAGGACAACCGGATTCCCCCCAGAGGATTCAATATCGATGAGGCGCCGGCGCGCTTTGCCGAGCCTGTCTGGCAGGGACATCCTGCCCCCAGTTACTTCACCAGTGCCGAGTATGAAGGCGGCTATGACGAACTGTGGCTGACCCTACCGGCAGCTGCCGAGACTGCCGAGATCAGTCTCTTTTACCAGACAACCAGCCGTGAATATGTGGAGTTTCTGCGGGACGAGATCCGCGGTACCGGCAACCTTACCTTGCCCGACCCTGATCCGAACACCCCGGAGAACGAGGCCTACATCATTCAGAGCGACCCCTTCTACGAACGACTCAAGGCGTGGGGAGATACCATCTGGCAACTATGGCAACACAACAAGGATGTTCCCGGCGCCGCCCCCTACCTGATGACCCAGACAACTGTGAGCGTCGGAGCCGGCTGCCATTTCGCCGACGTTGAGCCCAACGCCGATCATAGCATGCCCCTGGCCTGCGACGACGACGTGGATGTGGCCGATATCCAGCGCGTCGCCGCCTGCTGGAACGAGCCCATCAGCGCGAGCTGTCCGACAAACCTGGACCTTGATGGCTCGGGGATCATCGACGTGAACGACACGTCGATCGCTGCGGAGGCCTGGGGCTGGCCATACGACTGA
- a CDS encoding NADH-quinone oxidoreductase subunit D has product MPLERHAGNGVSGALKTDRLVVNMGPQHPSTHGVFRMIVELEGETITALEPEMGYLHRNHEKIGERNTYLMNMPYTDRLDYITSMSNNLAYAVAVEKLLDERFTPPERAEYLRVIMAELTRLVNHLFAIGTLLNDLGAFFTPLLYTVREREHLLDMFEWVSGSRMMCNYMRFGGVASDVPDGWLEQCRELVTNRLPAKIDEFDRLLTDNEILQVRCVGTGYLSPEDAVALSCTGPQLRGCGVPYDVRKAEPYSIYDRFDFDVVSYSGGDVYSRYLVRLGEMRQSLRILEQALDQIPEGPVLPPKGGGYIIRPPAGDVYGRIESPKGELGFYLVSNGKGNPWRYRVRPPSYINLNALAPMCIGSKIADSVIILGGIDIVLGEVDR; this is encoded by the coding sequence ATGCCATTGGAACGCCATGCTGGAAACGGTGTGTCGGGCGCTCTCAAGACCGACCGCCTGGTCGTCAACATGGGCCCGCAGCATCCCAGCACCCATGGCGTGTTTCGTATGATCGTGGAACTGGAAGGGGAAACCATTACGGCTTTGGAGCCAGAGATGGGCTACCTTCATCGCAACCACGAAAAGATCGGTGAGCGCAACACCTATTTGATGAACATGCCCTATACCGATCGGCTTGATTATATCACTTCTATGTCCAACAATCTGGCCTACGCGGTCGCTGTCGAAAAGTTGCTGGATGAGAGATTTACCCCGCCGGAACGGGCCGAGTACCTGCGGGTGATCATGGCTGAATTGACCCGCCTCGTCAATCACCTTTTTGCCATCGGTACCTTGCTCAATGACCTGGGCGCGTTCTTCACCCCTTTGCTCTACACGGTGCGAGAACGGGAACATTTGCTGGATATGTTTGAGTGGGTGTCTGGCAGCCGCATGATGTGCAATTACATGCGTTTTGGCGGCGTTGCCAGCGATGTGCCGGATGGATGGCTCGAGCAGTGCCGGGAACTCGTTACCAACCGCCTGCCGGCCAAGATCGATGAGTTCGATCGGCTGCTGACCGACAATGAGATCCTCCAGGTTCGTTGTGTCGGCACCGGCTATCTGTCACCGGAGGATGCGGTGGCACTGAGCTGCACGGGCCCCCAACTGCGTGGCTGTGGTGTACCCTACGACGTTCGAAAGGCCGAACCCTATTCTATCTACGACCGTTTCGACTTCGATGTGGTTTCCTACAGCGGTGGCGATGTCTACTCCCGCTATCTGGTGCGCCTTGGGGAGATGCGCCAGAGTCTGCGCATTCTCGAGCAGGCGCTGGATCAGATACCGGAAGGGCCAGTCTTGCCCCCCAAGGGTGGTGGATACATTATTCGTCCTCCGGCAGGCGATGTCTACGGGCGAATCGAGTCGCCCAAAGGGGAATTGGGCTTTTATCTCGTGTCCAACGGCAAGGGCAACCCGTGGCGTTATCGGGTCCGGCCGCCATCCTACATCAATTTGAATGCACTGGCACCTATGTGCATTGGTAGCAAGATTGCCGACTCGGTTATTATCCTGGGTGGCATCGACATCGTGCTGGGCGAGGTAGACCGCTAG
- a CDS encoding DUF503 domain-containing protein, translated as MIIGIVTIELYLPMNGSLKGKRSVIKPLTNRLRKDFNVSVAEVDEQDSLRSAVIGVACVSSDKAYAHGLLMRVVSSVERWRLDAELVDYEIELIA; from the coding sequence ATGATAATAGGAATCGTTACCATCGAACTCTATCTGCCTATGAATGGCAGCTTGAAGGGTAAACGCAGCGTCATCAAACCGTTGACCAATCGCTTGCGGAAAGACTTCAACGTGTCCGTCGCCGAGGTTGATGAGCAGGACAGTCTTCGCTCGGCTGTCATCGGCGTCGCGTGTGTTTCATCGGACAAAGCCTATGCCCATGGCCTGCTCATGCGGGTGGTGAGCAGCGTCGAGCGCTGGCGACTGGACGCCGAATTGGTCGACTACGAAATCGAATTGATAGCCTGA
- a CDS encoding N(G),N(G)-dimethylarginine dimethylaminohydrolase, whose translation MPAEQSIVMNGPTHAFVRPPGDSYEKALGQAPDAEPIDINRARAQHSLYLDALRASAIEVTVLAEAEQWPDSCFVQDVALLLPALSILSRPAEPSRQGEVDLIRPYLPVRNPVVEISAPGTLEWGDVLILDQNLVVGLSARTNQAGSEQLRQFVVPLGLTVETLTVPEGLHLLSGINSLGRAPGQDDGPFVVVAWPLYADLAQIRGADIIVTPDDESGAANCLALGDTVIVPAGFPRTATAIWRRGFRVLTVPIGEFAKSDGGVTCLSLLS comes from the coding sequence ATGCCAGCAGAGCAATCGATCGTTATGAACGGACCGACCCATGCCTTTGTTCGCCCACCGGGCGACTCCTACGAAAAGGCTCTGGGACAAGCGCCGGACGCAGAACCTATCGATATCAACCGGGCTCGTGCCCAACACAGTCTCTATCTCGATGCGCTGCGCGCCAGCGCCATTGAGGTTACGGTGCTGGCGGAGGCCGAGCAGTGGCCCGATTCCTGTTTCGTGCAGGATGTGGCGCTGCTGCTGCCGGCGTTGAGTATCTTGAGTCGACCTGCAGAACCCTCCCGCCAGGGTGAGGTCGATCTGATCCGTCCCTATCTTCCCGTGAGAAACCCGGTAGTTGAGATTTCTGCTCCCGGCACGCTTGAATGGGGCGACGTTTTGATCCTCGACCAGAACCTGGTCGTCGGCCTGTCGGCACGCACCAACCAGGCGGGCAGCGAGCAACTACGCCAATTCGTGGTGCCCCTGGGGCTGACGGTAGAAACATTGACAGTACCCGAGGGTCTGCACCTGCTCAGTGGTATCAACTCTCTCGGGCGGGCACCCGGTCAGGACGATGGTCCGTTTGTTGTGGTGGCCTGGCCTCTCTACGCCGATCTTGCGCAGATTCGGGGAGCTGATATTATCGTGACGCCGGATGATGAATCCGGGGCAGCCAACTGCCTGGCTCTGGGCGATACAGTCATCGTGCCGGCAGGCTTTCCCAGGACAGCGACAGCGATCTGGCGTCGGGGCTTTCGTGTACTGACCGTGCCGATAGGGGAGTTCGCTAAGTCGGATGGTGGAGTGACCTGCTTGAGTTTGCTGTCATAA
- the nuoB gene encoding NADH-quinone oxidoreductase subunit NuoB: protein MAEVPDELDKNILLTTVDFVYNLSRSYSLWPMTFGLACCAIEFIVAGTARYDMSRFGMEVARPSPRQADLLIISGTVTKKMVVPIVRLYNQMAEPRYVLAMGACATGGGPFKEGYNVVSGIDKYLPVSVYVPGCPPTPEALIHGFISLHNRFKTESVRTVPWYQKEYTGETPIPVLGPDIINTQPQAVRRVRDVNMRRLMEARASVQPTISGIAASGDGEQVLITNQGLAQDLTGWKLVSDQKERTYEFPTGFVLMSDSEVNVYSGPEAKTMTPNDLVWTKKNVWTGDSGSASLLDAEGNTVSTFSF, encoded by the coding sequence ATGGCTGAAGTGCCGGACGAACTCGATAAGAATATTCTGCTGACTACGGTTGATTTCGTTTACAACTTAAGCCGTAGCTATTCCCTTTGGCCTATGACCTTTGGTCTGGCCTGCTGCGCCATTGAGTTTATCGTCGCGGGCACAGCACGCTACGATATGTCTCGCTTCGGCATGGAAGTGGCTCGCCCATCACCTCGCCAGGCCGACCTGCTCATTATCTCCGGAACGGTCACCAAAAAAATGGTTGTGCCCATTGTGCGCCTCTACAACCAGATGGCTGAACCTCGCTACGTGCTCGCTATGGGCGCATGTGCCACTGGCGGCGGCCCCTTCAAGGAGGGCTACAACGTCGTGTCCGGTATCGACAAGTATTTGCCGGTCAGCGTGTATGTGCCCGGCTGTCCGCCCACGCCAGAGGCCCTCATCCACGGTTTCATCTCTCTGCATAACAGATTCAAGACAGAGTCGGTGCGCACGGTTCCCTGGTATCAAAAGGAATACACCGGTGAAACGCCGATCCCGGTTCTGGGCCCCGATATTATCAATACCCAGCCGCAGGCAGTCCGGCGTGTCCGCGATGTCAATATGAGACGGTTGATGGAAGCGCGGGCATCTGTTCAGCCGACGATTAGCGGCATCGCCGCCAGCGGAGATGGCGAACAGGTGCTGATCACTAACCAGGGCCTGGCACAAGACCTCACCGGCTGGAAGCTGGTCAGCGATCAAAAGGAACGGACATACGAGTTCCCGACGGGTTTCGTGCTGATGTCCGATTCAGAAGTCAACGTTTACAGTGGCCCGGAAGCGAAGACGATGACGCCCAACGACTTGGTGTGGACCAAAAAGAACGTCTGGACCGGCGATAGCGGCAGTGCATCGCTTCTCGACGCCGAGGGCAACACCGTATCCACCTTCAGTTTTTAA
- a CDS encoding YccF domain-containing protein — MSLFGNIIWLVFGGFIAGMGYIIGGIALCITIIGIPFGLQSIKLGMATFTPFGKEVVETGDTGSCLTFGFNIVWLLLFGWEIALAHLLSAIFLTLTIIGIPFAIQHIKLIPLALMPFSRDLV, encoded by the coding sequence ATGAGCCTTTTTGGAAACATTATCTGGTTGGTTTTTGGCGGTTTCATCGCAGGGATGGGTTATATCATCGGCGGAATCGCCCTTTGTATCACAATCATCGGCATTCCCTTTGGACTCCAGTCGATCAAGCTGGGCATGGCCACCTTCACCCCTTTTGGCAAGGAGGTCGTGGAAACAGGCGACACCGGTAGTTGTTTGACATTCGGTTTCAACATCGTCTGGTTGCTGCTCTTCGGTTGGGAGATTGCCTTGGCCCATCTACTCAGTGCCATATTCCTGACACTAACCATTATCGGCATTCCCTTTGCCATCCAGCACATCAAGCTGATCCCCCTGGCCCTGATGCCCTTTAGCCGCGACCTGGTATAA
- a CDS encoding glycoside hydrolase family 3 protein codes for MPPELSRRAFLYVAAHGLGAALLAGCAVDTLSHIDQSLRPAETAVAPVTQATNTPLSKNQAEALTVPLATPEVSLRVKIGQMLLLGFQGLTVDDTSPIIGDIRGNHLGGVVLFDYDGPSRSYRRNVQSPEQLKTLVDSLQQAAEIPLLVAADQEGGVVARLKPRYGFPATESHQSLGESNDSNATWMEAARMAKTLAQVGINLNLAPVVDLNINPDNPVIARYGRSFSADPETVTRHARAFVQAHHKQRVRCCLKHFPGHGSSTRDSHAGMVDITDTWSMDELVPYANLIAEGLTDSVMTAHVFNSHIDPEFPATLSRPTITGLLRDRLFYDGVVISDDMQMGAIRKHFGFEEAILQSIEAGVDIIAIANNSLFEPDAATQAIEAVRAAVDAGRISPERIDRSFQRIARLKRHI; via the coding sequence ATGCCTCCAGAACTATCCCGCCGGGCGTTTTTGTATGTGGCAGCGCATGGATTGGGCGCGGCCCTGCTGGCCGGCTGCGCAGTCGATACGCTTTCCCACATCGACCAGTCACTTCGTCCGGCTGAAACAGCCGTCGCGCCCGTAACTCAAGCGACCAATACCCCATTGTCAAAAAATCAGGCCGAAGCGCTGACAGTGCCCCTGGCAACCCCGGAGGTCAGTCTGCGGGTCAAAATCGGTCAGATGTTGTTGCTCGGTTTCCAGGGACTGACCGTCGACGACACCAGCCCGATCATAGGCGATATCCGCGGGAATCATCTGGGCGGTGTGGTACTTTTCGATTACGACGGACCCAGCCGGTCCTATCGCCGCAACGTGCAGTCACCCGAACAGCTGAAAACGCTGGTCGACTCCCTTCAGCAGGCTGCCGAAATCCCCCTGCTGGTAGCCGCGGACCAGGAAGGTGGCGTGGTAGCCCGGTTAAAACCCCGTTACGGCTTCCCGGCCACAGAATCCCACCAAAGCCTGGGAGAAAGCAACGATTCCAACGCGACCTGGATGGAGGCGGCCCGGATGGCCAAAACCCTGGCCCAGGTCGGCATCAATCTCAACCTGGCGCCGGTGGTCGATCTGAACATCAATCCGGACAACCCGGTCATCGCCAGGTACGGGCGCAGTTTTTCCGCCGACCCGGAGACAGTCACCCGGCATGCCCGCGCCTTCGTACAGGCCCATCACAAACAACGGGTCCGCTGCTGCTTGAAACATTTCCCGGGCCACGGCAGCTCCACCAGGGATTCCCACGCGGGCATGGTTGACATCACCGACACCTGGTCCATGGACGAGTTGGTCCCCTATGCCAACCTGATTGCCGAAGGACTGACCGATTCGGTGATGACCGCCCATGTCTTCAACAGCCACATCGATCCTGAATTCCCGGCCACTCTCTCCCGACCGACCATCACCGGCCTGCTCAGGGACCGTCTCTTCTACGACGGTGTGGTCATTTCCGACGACATGCAGATGGGCGCCATCCGAAAGCATTTCGGCTTCGAAGAAGCCATACTTCAGAGCATCGAGGCAGGGGTGGATATTATCGCCATCGCTAACAACTCGCTGTTCGAACCTGACGCCGCCACGCAGGCCATCGAGGCCGTGCGCGCCGCCGTGGATGCGGGCCGCATCAGCCCCGAGCGCATCGATCGCTCCTTCCAGCGAATAGCCAGGCTAAAGCGACATATCTAG
- a CDS encoding aminoglycoside phosphotransferase family protein — translation MMSNSGQIQPGEYSLPPGFCRRIDKTFGEEGREWLEGLPALLDRCAQHWSLQLLAPFEPLSYNYVAPAILLDGSQAVLKAGVPNPELYSEMAALQLYDGRGIVGLLAYDADLGAMLLERLQPGSPLRLVQDDEQATAIAAQVMQRLWRPVPANYSFKSVGDWAQGLGRLREQFGGGTGPLPEELVVLAENLFEELLRSMGKSVLLHGDLHHDNIVAAERSPWLALDPKGIVGEAAYETGALLRNPLPWLLEQPDPQRVLARRVDQLGELLGFDRQRLVRWGIAQAVLSAVWTVEDHGTGWQSQIAIARHLAGVMAI, via the coding sequence ATGATGAGCAATTCAGGCCAGATTCAGCCGGGCGAATACTCTTTGCCGCCGGGATTTTGCCGGCGCATCGATAAAACCTTTGGCGAGGAGGGAAGAGAGTGGCTGGAAGGTCTTCCAGCCCTGCTGGATCGGTGTGCGCAGCATTGGTCACTGCAGCTGCTGGCGCCGTTTGAACCCCTTTCCTACAACTATGTAGCCCCGGCGATTCTTCTCGACGGCAGCCAGGCGGTTCTCAAGGCAGGTGTCCCGAACCCCGAGCTGTACAGCGAGATGGCGGCGCTGCAACTCTATGATGGCCGCGGCATCGTTGGGCTGCTGGCATACGATGCCGATCTGGGGGCCATGCTTTTGGAACGACTTCAACCCGGTTCGCCGCTGCGCCTGGTGCAGGATGACGAACAGGCAACGGCGATCGCAGCGCAGGTCATGCAGCGGTTGTGGCGGCCCGTGCCTGCCAATTATTCGTTCAAATCGGTTGGGGATTGGGCACAGGGGTTGGGCCGCTTGCGAGAGCAGTTCGGTGGTGGCACTGGCCCGTTACCGGAAGAGCTGGTGGTGTTGGCCGAAAATCTCTTTGAGGAACTCCTGAGATCGATGGGGAAAAGCGTGTTGCTTCACGGCGATCTTCATCATGACAACATCGTGGCGGCAGAGCGCTCACCCTGGCTGGCGCTGGACCCAAAGGGGATCGTGGGTGAAGCAGCCTATGAGACGGGGGCATTGCTGCGCAATCCACTGCCCTGGCTGCTGGAGCAACCCGATCCTCAGCGTGTTCTGGCGCGCAGGGTCGATCAGTTGGGCGAGTTGTTGGGTTTCGACCGCCAGCGCCTGGTGCGATGGGGGATCGCTCAGGCGGTGTTATCGGCAGTCTGGACCGTCGAGGATCACGGCACCGGTTGGCAGAGTCAGATCGCAATTGCCCGTCATCTGGCTGGCGTGATGGCGATCTAA
- the amrB gene encoding AmmeMemoRadiSam system protein B: MIPIAPRVRRPAVAGSFYPGVADNLRAEVEAQLNAAIEADLPPVRALIVPHAGYRFSGPVAASGFRQLTSRESGGLPTIFLLGPAHHYPVRDVALAPYDRFDTPLGSVPQKKQVVEDMLRDPRMYQPIASAHDPEHCLEVELPFLQMVLGDFDLVAMLCGRTDIDRVASDLAVRVGPDDLVIVSSDLSHFYAYDQARRLDRFFLEAVLAGDFEQAAQGEACGLQSILILMRLAQMKNWRPTLLDYRNSGDTGGDRFRVVGYAALAYTD; the protein is encoded by the coding sequence ATGATACCTATAGCGCCCCGCGTCAGGCGTCCGGCAGTAGCAGGCAGCTTCTATCCAGGTGTTGCAGATAATCTAAGGGCCGAGGTGGAGGCCCAACTGAACGCCGCTATCGAGGCTGACTTGCCGCCGGTGCGTGCCCTGATTGTACCCCATGCCGGGTATCGTTTTTCGGGCCCTGTTGCTGCCAGTGGCTTTCGCCAGTTGACTTCCCGGGAGTCGGGAGGGTTACCCACCATCTTTCTTCTGGGGCCGGCCCATCACTATCCCGTTCGGGATGTGGCTTTGGCTCCATACGATCGATTCGACACGCCCCTGGGCTCCGTGCCGCAGAAGAAACAGGTGGTCGAGGATATGCTGCGAGATCCAAGAATGTATCAGCCGATCGCCAGCGCCCACGATCCGGAGCATTGCCTGGAAGTGGAGTTGCCCTTCCTGCAGATGGTGTTGGGCGATTTCGACCTGGTTGCTATGCTGTGTGGTCGAACAGATATCGATCGGGTCGCCTCCGATCTTGCTGTCCGTGTGGGACCCGACGACCTGGTTATTGTGAGTTCCGATCTGAGCCACTTTTATGCCTACGACCAGGCGCGCCGGCTGGATAGATTTTTTCTTGAGGCTGTGCTGGCAGGCGATTTCGAGCAAGCGGCTCAGGGCGAAGCGTGTGGTCTGCAGTCGATATTGATCCTGATGCGACTGGCGCAGATGAAGAACTGGCGGCCGACCCTGCTTGACTACCGCAATTCAGGCGACACCGGCGGGGATCGCTTTCGGGTTGTCGGCTATGCCGCGCTGGCTTACACAGACTAA
- the amrS gene encoding AmmeMemoRadiSam system radical SAM enzyme, which yields MRKEATLYKKLKKSYVQCTACEHFCAIEPGGMGKCGIRRNYDGALYLMVYGQAAALHVDPIEKKPLYHFLPTRSILSLGTVGCNFQCQFCQNWSISQAGDKVEPGYAGGEQAMPEDLVSFCQRRNIPMLAYTYNEPAVFFEYACDTARLAHQNGIRNVFVSSGFESMDALMEIEPYLDAINIDLKAFNDRFYREVCGTRLAPVKRNIEHIVHHTDIWIEITTLLIPGLNDSEPELREMAAWLVSVSPDLPWHISAFHPAYKMLDRPRTPHGSLVRAWEIGKDAGLNYVYVGNVHDRDRESTLCPQCGERLISRSWYRVTAHWRRPGECHGCGARIPGIWV from the coding sequence ATGCGTAAAGAAGCGACTCTTTACAAGAAACTCAAGAAGAGCTACGTGCAGTGCACAGCCTGCGAGCATTTCTGCGCGATCGAGCCCGGTGGCATGGGCAAGTGTGGAATCCGGCGGAACTACGATGGTGCCCTCTACCTTATGGTCTATGGTCAGGCCGCGGCACTGCACGTCGATCCCATCGAAAAGAAGCCGCTCTATCACTTTTTGCCCACCCGGTCGATTCTGTCCCTTGGAACGGTTGGCTGCAACTTCCAGTGCCAGTTTTGCCAAAACTGGTCGATCAGCCAGGCCGGCGACAAGGTAGAGCCCGGTTACGCTGGAGGAGAACAGGCCATGCCGGAGGACCTGGTGTCCTTCTGCCAGCGGCGCAACATTCCCATGCTGGCCTACACCTACAACGAACCTGCCGTTTTCTTCGAGTACGCCTGCGACACTGCCAGACTCGCGCATCAAAATGGCATTCGCAACGTCTTCGTGAGTAGTGGTTTCGAGTCGATGGACGCTCTGATGGAGATTGAGCCCTATCTTGACGCGATAAACATTGACCTGAAGGCTTTCAACGACCGCTTCTATCGGGAAGTCTGTGGAACCCGTCTGGCGCCGGTGAAACGAAACATCGAACACATTGTCCATCACACGGATATTTGGATCGAGATCACCACGCTCTTGATCCCGGGTCTAAACGACTCCGAGCCTGAGTTGCGAGAGATGGCCGCCTGGCTGGTATCGGTCTCGCCTGATCTGCCCTGGCACATTTCGGCCTTTCATCCTGCCTATAAGATGCTCGACCGGCCTCGAACGCCTCATGGAAGCCTGGTCCGGGCCTGGGAAATCGGCAAGGATGCCGGATTGAACTACGTTTATGTGGGCAATGTGCACGACCGGGACCGTGAAAGCACGCTCTGTCCCCAATGTGGCGAACGGCTGATCAGTCGAAGCTGGTACAGGGTGACGGCTCACTGGCGAAGGCCGGGTGAGTGCCATGGCTGTGGCGCCAGGATTCCCGGCATTTGGGTTTGA